A genomic segment from Coccinella septempunctata chromosome 3, icCocSept1.1, whole genome shotgun sequence encodes:
- the LOC123310179 gene encoding achaete-scute complex protein T3-like produces MGMTSYQCNLTPSHSNHLTSIEKKYDTFADDLSGAENFSCCGTWAQITAPAQADAPTTSVLDIEYEDDMQYDALSSIPPNEKKFKQSERYFSHSLDGHKAPQLVAKRNLRERNRVQAVNGAFNRLRKAVPFQHARGKRISKVKTLQNAINYIRGLEQLLNNEFMQTISIRRYFNPKEDSIWWDLEY; encoded by the exons ATGGGAATGACGTCTTACCAGTGCAATTTGACACCGTCTCACAGTAATCATTTAACATCCATAGAAAAGAAATACGATACTTTCGCAGACGACTTGAGTGGCGCGGAGAATTTCAGTTGTTGTGGAACGTGg gcTCAGATTACAGCACCAGCACAGGCAGATGCACCCACGACGTCTGTCCTAGACATTGAATACGAAGATGATATGCAATATGATGCCTTGTCCAGCATACcaccgaatgaaaaaaaattcaaacaatccGAGAGGTACTTCAGCCACTCCCTTGATGGGCATAAAGCGCCGCAGTTAGTGGCCAAAAGGAATTTGAGAGAGAGAAATAGGGTGCAAGCTGTGAATGGCGCTTTCAATCGACTGAGAAAAGCCGTACCTTTTCAGCACGCAAG aggaAAACGCATAAGCAAGGTGAAGACTCTGCAAAATGCTATCAATTACATAAGGGGGCTTGAACAACTCCTCAATAACGAATTTATGCAAACCATTTCAATTAGG AGATACTTCAACCCGAAAGAAGACTCTATATGGTGGGATTTGGAATACTGA